The Solea senegalensis isolate Sse05_10M linkage group LG14, IFAPA_SoseM_1, whole genome shotgun sequence genomic sequence gtgaggaACACTGGCTTTGACTGACTTGTCGGTCTGAgactcacagacagactgagaatGAAAAAGCACAGTTTTccttactaaaataaaaatgtgatttccaTACCTTTAAAATAAGCCTCTTATTTATACTCttggcaagggccttgctttacacaGTCTGCCATCTTGTGCTCCGATGTTGAACATTTAGAGcttgtatttcacattttgaagcaaaaaacaaagcacaataTCCTTTCTTGTATGGAAAGAGGTGAGCGGAGGATTATTAGATGTCTGACagactgaacctttaaaataGTTGAATTATGTGGCTTCTACGCATGCACCTTTTGTATCCGTGTCCATTGTTGATCGTGGATTTGGCTGCTAACCATTTGCTTGTCCCCCAGGTTACTTGGAACAAGGCTTGCTGGTGAAAGACAGCAAGAAACTGAGGGATAAATACAGAACAACGCCTCAGTTCAAGTACGATATGATTTCAATGATACCGACCGATCTGCTGTTCCTGAGATTCGGATACAACAACCCAGAGTTTAGATTCAACCGTCTTTGCAAAATTTCGAGGCTTTTTGAGTTCTTCGAACGGACTGAGACCAGAACCAGCTTCCCGAACATATTTCGAATCAGCAACCTTGTGCTTTATATCCTTATTATTATCCACTGGAACGCTTGCATGTTCTTTGCACTTTCAAAAACCATCGGTTTTGGATCTGACACTTGGGTGTATCCCAATATCAGTCACCCGGAGCACGGCCGCTTGGCCAGGAAGTATATCTACTCCCTGTACTGGTCCACACTGACCCTCACCACCATTGGAGAGACCCCTCCACCAGTCAAGGACATTGAATTCCTCTTTGTCATCGCCGACTTCCTCACTGGTGTCCTGATCTTTGCCAGTATCGTCGGTAACGTCGGTGCTATGATCTCCAACATGAACGCTTCTCGTGCCGAGTTCCAGGCAAAGATTGACTCCATAAAGCAGTACATGCAGTTTCGAAAGGTCACCAAAGAGCTGGAGGCCAGGGTCATCAAGTGGTTTGACTACCTttggacagagaagaagaccTGCGATGAGAAGGAAGTGCTGAAGCACCTCCCCGACAAGCTCAAGGCTGAGATCGCCATCAACGTCCATTTGGATACGTTGAAAAAAGTGCGAATTTTCCAGGACTGTGAAGCCGGTCTCCTGATTGAACTGGTGCTCAAGCTGCAGCCACAGGTGTTCAGTCCTGGAGATTACATCTGTAAGAAGGGGGATATTGGCAGGGAGATGTACATCATCAAGGAGGGGAAGCTAGCTGTGGTGGCCGATGACGGAATCACGCAGTTTGTAGTGCTCAGTGACGGCGCATACTTTGGGGAAATTAGTATCCTAGGAATCAAGGGAAGTAAGGCAGGCAACAGGAGAACTGCCAACATCAGGAGCGTGGGCTACTCTGATCTCTTTGCCTTGTCCAAAGACGATTTGATGGAAGCTCTCACTGAGTATCCAGACGCCAAGAAGGCTTTGGAGGAGAAGGGGAAAGCCATCCTGATGAAAGACAATCTGATCGACGAGTCAGTCGCAAATGCCGGTGCTGACCCCAAAGACCTGGAAGAAAAGATCGTCCAACTGCAGAGCAACCTGGACACCATGCAGACCAAGTTTGCCCAGTTGATGGCGCAGTTCACCTCCAGCCAGACGAGGATGAAGCAGAGAATCACCACCATGGAGTCCAGAGTGAAATCTATACAGCCGGAGGACCTTTCTGAAGTGGTGGccgacaaagacaaaaaagtccaataaagtgacagaaaatgaaagggATTTTTAActcaggagttttttttttttttaaatcttgtgttTCTATCCATTTACACATCATAATGTGTCAATGCTGCGACTGTCGGCCGTTCCATGTTGTTATGCTTCACCATTTTGCTCAGAagcagctttttcttttcttttttaaagaaatagccttagaaataataaatgagGATTGTTTCCTGTTCCTGATCAGTACGCACGTTTTTATTTCTAAAGTGTGAATGGAAAAACTCAACATTACAACTTCAATATCAGTTTGATCTTCTGAACGATACCGTatgaatgtaataaataaaaaaagaaatgaatgaatgccagTTGTGTTAGCAGCATATGCTATCAGTTGTAAATTTTAATGTCGTTTATGTGagttaacattaaaaaaatgtccataTAAGAAATATCACGTCTTAATGTTCATACTGTCATTTTTacaagtgaaataaaatgttgctACTGAATGTGAAGTGCCTCAAAACTTTATCCTAAAGGGATAGTTCCAAGTTTTCTGAATTTCTCAAGTGCAGTTGTATGATGGCACTTGCAGACACGTAGTCAGAGCTCCCagagctgtgagcgccccctgtgccAAGAATTAGCATTAGATGGAGGCTGTCCCTTACAGTGACACGAGGAAAAACTGATCCTGTGGTGTCTTATGAATAGGTTTGTTGTTAGACTACATT encodes the following:
- the cnga3a gene encoding cyclic nucleotide-gated channel cone photoreceptor subunit alpha, translated to MAEHCSRSPDSTRLRLSTNTPVDQLAVVENGDSRVHSLCDDNSERTPSLSSSYRDSHTATQAVARFSYFYMLRKWLSHRVNPQTERRDSFLDRFRGPELKDMAGRESNAQSVGHSDTLRKTNLPSKWPLATYNMNNCNNTDDKKEDKKDEIKKDEKKDEEKKDEKKDGDKKEEKKDEKTDEKKDEKKDEKKDEKKDEKKDDKKDDKKKEAPPKEIWIMDPATDVYYKWLTVIAGPVFYNLMMIVTRACFNELQNTYTKLWLFLDYTADVIYYMDTFVRSRTGYLEQGLLVKDSKKLRDKYRTTPQFKYDMISMIPTDLLFLRFGYNNPEFRFNRLCKISRLFEFFERTETRTSFPNIFRISNLVLYILIIIHWNACMFFALSKTIGFGSDTWVYPNISHPEHGRLARKYIYSLYWSTLTLTTIGETPPPVKDIEFLFVIADFLTGVLIFASIVGNVGAMISNMNASRAEFQAKIDSIKQYMQFRKVTKELEARVIKWFDYLWTEKKTCDEKEVLKHLPDKLKAEIAINVHLDTLKKVRIFQDCEAGLLIELVLKLQPQVFSPGDYICKKGDIGREMYIIKEGKLAVVADDGITQFVVLSDGAYFGEISILGIKGSKAGNRRTANIRSVGYSDLFALSKDDLMEALTEYPDAKKALEEKGKAILMKDNLIDESVANAGADPKDLEEKIVQLQSNLDTMQTKFAQLMAQFTSSQTRMKQRITTMESRVKSIQPEDLSEVVADKDKKVQ